From Synergistaceae bacterium, the proteins below share one genomic window:
- a CDS encoding helix-turn-helix domain-containing protein, with the protein MSTVKMGLTIEEAAECTGIGRNTMRKLVEWGKLPVLKVGRKAIIRSDTLEHFMTVNQGRNLLVREDVRKVD; encoded by the coding sequence ATGAGTACAGTTAAAATGGGATTAACCATCGAAGAAGCCGCCGAATGTACGGGTATCGGCAGAAACACAATGCGAAAGTTAGTCGAATGGGGTAAGCTGCCCGTCCTTAAAGTCGGACGAAAGGCTATTATCCGCAGCGATACGCTGGAGCATTTTATGACGGTCAATCAGGGCAGAAACCTTCTTGTCAGAGAAGATGTACGCAAGGTTG